A single region of the Streptomyces sp. NBC_00425 genome encodes:
- a CDS encoding LuxR C-terminal-related transcriptional regulator: MSDPTDTNGTTGAGAAEPAQAPGDSTGGRHVRVVLVDDHRMFRTGVQAEIGQTEQTGVEVVGEAADVDQAVTVITATRPEVVLLDVHLPGGGGVEVLRRCAPLMSDAERPVRFLALSVSDAAEDVIGVIRGGARGYVTKTITGTDLVNSIFRVQEGDAVFSPRLAGFVLDAFASTDAPPVDEDLDRLTQREREVLRLIARGYAYKEIAKQLFISVKTVESHVSAVLRKLQLSNRHELTRWATARRLV, from the coding sequence ATGAGCGACCCGACCGACACGAACGGCACGACGGGAGCGGGGGCGGCCGAGCCGGCCCAGGCCCCTGGCGACAGCACGGGCGGGCGCCATGTGCGCGTGGTCCTCGTCGACGACCACCGCATGTTCCGTACGGGCGTGCAGGCCGAGATCGGCCAGACCGAACAGACCGGGGTCGAGGTCGTCGGCGAGGCGGCGGACGTCGACCAAGCGGTCACCGTCATCACGGCGACCCGACCCGAGGTGGTCCTCCTCGACGTGCACCTGCCGGGTGGCGGCGGCGTCGAAGTGCTCCGCCGTTGTGCCCCCTTGATGAGCGACGCCGAGCGGCCCGTACGGTTCCTCGCCCTGTCCGTGTCGGACGCGGCGGAGGACGTGATCGGGGTGATCCGCGGAGGCGCCCGCGGCTATGTCACCAAGACGATCACCGGCACCGACCTGGTGAACTCGATCTTCCGGGTGCAGGAGGGCGACGCCGTCTTCTCGCCGCGGCTCGCCGGGTTCGTCCTCGACGCCTTCGCCTCGACCGACGCCCCTCCGGTCGACGAGGACCTGGACCGGCTCACCCAGCGCGAACGCGAGGTGCTGCGGCTCATCGCCCGCGGCTACGCCTACAAGGAGATCGCCAAGCAGCTCTTCATCTCGGTCAAGACGGTCGAGTCGCACGTCTCGGCGGTGCTGCGCAAGCTCCAGCTGTCCAACCGGCACGAGCTGACCCGCTGGGCCACGGCACGGCGCCTGGTCTGA
- a CDS encoding ATP-binding protein, which produces MPEAAAAPLVEPRPPRKLYRSSDGRWLGGVARGLAGHLGLPVVWVRLVFAGLFMADGLGALLYAAFWFFVPLGIGGVGDQKPPSLVATETAPDGRRRIVARKPDKGQIVALLLMVVVATVFVGNVNLGSGAKAYLLPAVLVGAGVALVWRQADNARRARWVEVGRRRRTLTLLRTGAGVLLVTAGVSGTFVLQGSAAHLGSVLQAALAVIVGITLLAGPYLVRMTQDLSEERLMRIRAQERAEVAAHVHDSVLHTLTLIQRNAENAGEVRRLARAQERDLRTWLYKPEGTGKEEADEPTTVADAVRRNAAEVEDKHGVPIEVVVVGDCPLDDGVGAQMQAAREAMVNAAKYGGDGGAVQVFAEVEGRTVFVSVRDRGPGFDLDSIPADRMGVRESIIGRMERNGGTARLRAVPGGGTEVELEMERAEKTS; this is translated from the coding sequence ATGCCGGAAGCCGCAGCAGCGCCACTCGTCGAACCGCGGCCGCCGCGCAAGCTCTACCGCAGCAGCGACGGACGCTGGCTGGGTGGCGTGGCGCGGGGGCTCGCCGGGCATCTCGGGCTGCCCGTCGTGTGGGTGCGGCTGGTCTTCGCAGGCCTGTTCATGGCCGACGGTCTCGGCGCCCTGCTCTACGCCGCCTTCTGGTTCTTCGTGCCGCTCGGGATCGGCGGCGTCGGCGACCAGAAGCCGCCGTCCCTCGTCGCCACCGAGACCGCGCCCGACGGCCGCCGCAGAATCGTCGCCCGCAAGCCGGACAAGGGGCAGATCGTCGCCCTGCTCCTCATGGTCGTCGTCGCCACGGTGTTCGTGGGCAATGTGAACCTGGGCAGCGGCGCCAAGGCGTATCTGCTGCCCGCCGTCCTCGTCGGCGCCGGCGTCGCCCTCGTCTGGCGCCAGGCGGACAACGCCCGCCGGGCCCGCTGGGTCGAGGTCGGCCGAAGACGCCGCACGCTCACCCTGCTGCGCACCGGCGCGGGCGTCCTGCTGGTCACGGCCGGCGTCTCCGGCACGTTCGTGCTGCAGGGCTCCGCGGCCCACCTCGGGTCCGTCCTGCAGGCGGCACTCGCCGTCATCGTCGGCATCACCCTGCTCGCCGGCCCCTACCTGGTCCGCATGACCCAGGATCTGTCCGAGGAGCGGCTCATGCGCATCCGAGCCCAGGAGCGTGCGGAGGTCGCCGCCCACGTCCACGACTCGGTGCTGCACACCCTGACGCTTATCCAGCGCAACGCGGAGAACGCCGGTGAGGTGCGCCGACTCGCCCGTGCACAGGAGCGGGACCTGCGCACCTGGCTCTACAAACCCGAGGGCACCGGCAAGGAGGAGGCCGACGAGCCGACCACCGTCGCCGACGCGGTCCGGCGCAACGCGGCCGAGGTCGAGGACAAGCACGGCGTCCCCATCGAGGTCGTGGTCGTCGGCGACTGCCCGCTCGACGACGGCGTCGGCGCGCAGATGCAGGCCGCGCGCGAGGCGATGGTGAACGCGGCCAAGTACGGTGGCGACGGCGGCGCGGTGCAGGTCTTCGCCGAAGTCGAGGGCAGGACGGTCTTCGTGTCCGTCCGCGACCGCGGACCCGGCTTCGACCTCGACTCGATACCCGCCGACCGCATGGGCGTCAGAGAATCGATCATCGGCCGCATGGAGCGCAACGGCGGCACGGCGCGGCTGCGGGCGGTCCCGGGCGGCGGCACGGAGGTCGAGCTGGAGATGGAGAGGGCGGAGAAGACATCATGA